A window of Gossypium raimondii isolate GPD5lz chromosome 7, ASM2569854v1, whole genome shotgun sequence genomic DNA:
AGTTAGTGGGTTAGTGGGTAGTGGGATTTTGTGGATGGTGGGAGGTTAggatagattttattttattttgttttcaaaatttcagcttCTCTCTCCCAAATTACTGACGTTGTTTTgctttcctcttttattcttttctcttgttattttcttcttcaatctgTGCTCTCTCTTTTGTTCTTACAAATTACGTACTTAAGGTCATTGTGTTCATACGGCTTGGTAAGTGGTAGTAGTGTGTTTTTTTCTCGAGTTAGGGAGAAGTTTCTTTTAAATCTATTTAGAACGGGTTATTTTTTCTGATGGTTTTGAATGTGTGATTTTGGAAGCAGAGAATCGGGAGGTGTGGAGTTCTTCTCTTGCAAAATCATAGGTGGAATCATTCAGGAAATTAGGTAAGCGTTGAACACTCAAATTTTACCATTATCGGTTTCATTATTCCAGTTTAATTGAGAATTTAGACTGATTTTGGAAGTTGTTATGTCGATTTTAGGTTCTGGTGGTCTTGAGAGTGATTTCGTATCAAAATCGTACCAGGTGTGTTCCCAAAATGTAGAAAATCGAGCTtcagtaaaagttgaaaaaccaTTCCGTCGACGCGGCACGGGCGTGTGCCCAGCCGTATGGTTGGCCATGTGtgagacatggccgtgtgcaaGACACGACAGTGTGGTGGTGTTGgtgtggccgtgtgggccacacaggctaGGCCAAGTAAGGCGTATGGGTTTTGGGCCAAGTTGTGTAGGCCACACGACCAATGCCAATCTGGGCGTGTGGCCCTACACGGGCAAGCCATACGGGAATGGGGGCCcataattctgaaatttttctcAAGGTCTCACGGTTCGTTCTGATCGACTGTGGGTCTATCGTAGGATTtataagggctaaccaaaccctaaattaCGTGATATGATATTCTGATAGTTTTCTTGTGTAGAATACTAATATGTATATCTGTTCTGTTAAGTATTTATATGTAATCTGTATATAAGAAGGTTATACATGATGCTACTGTATCTGTTACTCTGTATCTATGACTGAGGGGtgttgtatatgtggaggaagtgttctgtacGGCGACCtttcgcctatattctggcagcttgaTTGCACATTTTCTGCTATGTGTCGTATCGACACATATGGTGTGCAGGGATGTGAGTGTTTTTAACCCTACATGTTGTGATGGGATGGTTGGAGTTACTGTATAGGGGATGGagggtaggattctgtatatctgTTCTACATATTTGATTCTGTTATCTGTATCCTAAATGGACATGAGTCTGAATCTGTATCTGACTGTTTTTTCTGTATGCATTGCATGTCTATTTCTATTGGGTTACACtatgagtttacaaaaactcacatctgtttgtttgttctgttcaggtaatccacagacttaggcGGATCGGTATGACGGAGCCTCACGGTGACCAtgaatttgtaaaactgtttaaattatgatttttatttaaattaatgattatttCTGGGAATTTTGTAATAATTGCACTTTCTagattgtttgaatttttattttggttttggatgcgTTTTAACTCTGACTGCCATGTTTGAATAAAATCGcggttttacaaaaaaataaaggatttttcgAATACACGAACTGGATTTCCAAAATACAagttgggtttggggtgttatatttagtggtattagagctggGTTGCGAAACTTGGGCTATGAATTTtgggttccaaaattgtgtttcaaaacgaattgattttcaaataatttggataatttgaaaaaatatgtgGTACATCAAGTCTCCAGCGTCGATCCCGTAAGTATTTCTGAACTTATATAGAATACTCTGGAAACATTATAGTTTGCACTTTCTGAAAACTATTTTGAGCTAGTTAGAGACTAAAATCTTTGAAACACTTCTGAAATTCTAATAacttatacataaaatatttgttaataaatactggaattgatacataaaattttataatatagataaaaaaattgaatttacgATGAGCGCTTGTGGAACTCGCAGTCGTGGTATTCGTGGGCACGGTAGAGGCCGCAGGGCAGCTTGAGCTGAGTCTTCCTCTGTAGGTAGTATCCAAATTTAGATACGAATGAGACACTGGTTTCAGCTGCTACTGAGACAGGGTCTCAAAGCCGCTCAGCTGGGGACGACGCattgtcccaagccatgttgaGAGTGTTGGAGAGGGTCGCTAGACCTCACTCTGGATCTGAGGGTCGTGGGTCGGTAACTGAACGACTCTGATCCAATAGAGCTGAGTTGTTTAGGGGTGTCACTGGAGTCACCCCTAGTATGGTCGAGTATTGGTTGGAGGTCACCGAGAGTATCATGAACGATATCGACTATACTCTTGAGCAGAAGCTTAAAGGTGCAGTCTTTTTGCTTCGCGACGAGGTGTATTCGTGGTGGTTATTggttgaggagggtactcaaCCGAATCGTTTGAACTGGAACTTCTTTAAGGCGGCTTTTTAGGGGAAGTATGTGGGGCGAGCTATGTTGATGCTCGTAGGCATGAATTCATGAATCTCACGCAATGTGATAGATCTGTGGTCGAGTATGAGGCTGAGTTTTTGAGGTTGAGCCGCTACGCTCGAGGCATGGTAGCGTCTGAGTATGAGAAATGTGTCTGTTTTGAGGATAACTTGAGGGATAATCTGAGGGTGTTGATTGCTCCACAGAGGGAGCGAGAGTTCTCAGTTCTGGTGGATAAGGCGAAGATCACAGATGAGGTTAGTGGGTGGAGCGCTAAAATAAGGATCGTGAGAGAGGCAAGAATAAGAGAGATTCAGAGCCTTTTTAATTCTGTTCAGAGGCCCAAAAAACGTGCCAGACTTGAGGGGCCTGTTAGAGTGGGGGTTCCTGTTGCTCCTACTAGGATTCAACCATGTGATGATTGTGGTAGGCGCCATCCGAGAGAGTGTTGGAGGAGGTTAGGGGCTTGTTTGAGGTGTGGTTCTTTGGAGCATCATAGTAGAGAGTGTCCACAGCGGGctgatcagatgcaagcttcaGAACCGGGTTCTGTACATCCTTAGAGGGCAGTTCAGCAGCCACCTAGGGGCCATGGACCGGTTAGGGGCGGTAATGGTATTAGCCGAGGACTAAGAGCACAGGGCAGATGTGCTAGTCAGATTGAGGCAAGGCAACTTGCACTAGTTTATGTTGCTCGATGCTGAGAGTATAGAGACGATCCTGATGTTATCACGgatatgttctttatttttaatataccTTATACTGCTCTGATAGACATAGGTTCTACACATTCCTATGTAGCTAGTACTGTTTCTGAAAACTTGGGGATTTCTATTGAGTGTACTTCTAGTAAGGTTACCGTACTGAGTCTTTTGGGGCAATCTGTTCGAGTAAGTAGAGTTTATAGGAATGTTCCGTTAGAGGTGCAGGGGGTTGTATTTCTGGCAAATCTGATGGAGCTACCGTTTGCGGAGTTTGacttaattctgggtatggactggtcAGTTGTGCATAGGGTTAGTTTGGATCACACGACTAAGAGGGTCTTTCTGAGGATCATGGATGATAAGGAGGTGGTTGTGATCGGTGAGCATCAAGATTGtttgtctaatgtgatctccGCTTTTATGGCTGAGAAATGGGTTCGGAAAGGCTGTGAGACATTTATGGCTTTCGTCAGTGTTTCAGTTTCTAGGGACTTTTCTGTCGGGGATATTGGAACTGTGAGGGAACTTACTGATGTCTTTCCTAAGGAGTTAACAGGTTTACCCCTGAATCgggaagttgagtttggtattgagctTCTACCGAGTACAACTCCGATATCCATCGCTCCATACCGTATGGCACCAAAGGAGCTTacagagcttaaggctcaaTTTCAAGAGCTTCTGGATCATGGTTTCATCTGTCCTAGTGTGTCTCCATGGGGGCACCagttttgtttgtaaagaaaaaggatggtacCATGAGGGTGTGCATCGAGTACCGACAGTTGAATAAACTGACTGTGAAAAATAAGTATCTACTTCCGAGGATcgacgatttgtttgatcagttccgAGGGGCTTCAGTGTTCTCGAAGATAGATCTTCGTTTAGGGTATCATCCACTTAGATTTAAGAAAGTTGATGTTCATAAGGCtgcatttaggactcgttataggcactatgagttcctagttatgcccTTTGGTTTGACGAATGCTCTGGTtgcattcatggatttgatgaaccgagTCTTTCAGCCGTATCTGGATCAGTTCATCGTAGTCTTCATCAAAGATATTCTGGTTTACTCTAAGATCGAGGATGAGCACgatgagcatcttagagtagtgCTTCAGATACTCCGAGAGAAACAGTTCTATGCTAAGCtgagcaagtgtgagttttggttgCGAGAGGTAACTTTTCTAGGGCACGTGGTTTCTACTGAGGGGGTCCGAGTGGACCCTAGAAAGATTGAGGCTATGCTGGATTGGAAATAGCCTAAGATCGTATCTGAGATTCGTAATTTTTTGATTGCGGGATATTATCGGTGATTTGTGAAAGGGTTCTCTTTGATTGCAACTCCTTTGACTAAGGTTCTGAGTAAGGGTGTTCCTTTTGTTTGGACTAATGGGCAACAAGCAAGTTTCGAGAAGCTAAGTCTGTTCTAACTCAGGCTCCTATTCTGATACAACCTGAATCtggtaaagagtttgtggtctatagtgatgcatcgcACGTTGGTTTGGGATATGTActgatgcaggatggtaaggttgtggcttatgtGACCTGTCAACTTAAGTCCCTCGAGGGGAATTGTCCGATGCATGATCTTGAGCTAGCTGCTATGATTTTTGCGTTAAAGATCTaaaggcattatttgtatgatGAGAGGTGTATTATCTATATTGATCATAAGAGCGTCAGGTACCTCCTCACTTAGAAAGAGTTGAATCTTAGACAGCATTACTGGGTTGAGCTGCTCAAAGATTATGACTGcacgatagagtatcatcctggTAAGACCAATGTGGTGGCTGATGCACTCAGTCGTAGAGTGATGACTGATTTGAGAGTGATATTCGCCTGTCTTAGTCTGTTTGATGATGGAAGTCTGTTAgctgagttgcaagttaagccgACTTGGATTGATCAGATTCGAGAAAAGCAGTTAAGGGATGAGCCTTCATTCTGCAGTTCCGTCAGGTTGAGAGTGGCAATACATCTGATTTTGGGTTGAAAAAGGATAGAGTTCTGTGTTTTTGAGTTTGGGTTTGTGTATCGAATGATTTTGATCTGAGGCAGACGATTTTGAGGGAGGCGCATAGTTTCctttatgctatgcatcccggTAGTAATAAGATGTACTGGATCTCGGTGAATTGTACTGGTGGCTGGGTTTGAAACGCGAGGTTGCAGATTTTGTTGCTCGTTGTCTGATgtgccagcaagttaaggctAAGCACTAGTTACCTTCAAGTTTGTTACAACCTGTTAAGATTCCATTATGGAAATGAGAATGAGTGACGatggactttgttagtgggttgcccttgacacccactaagaaggattccttttgggtcatcgtggatcgattgaccaagtccgcTCATTTTATTCCGGTTTGGACGGACTACTCTCTACAGAAGTTAGTGAAGCTCTATATCTCCgagattgtaagactgcatgGGATTCCTATTTCGATAATTCTAGTAGAGATCCTCGCTTCACTTCTTGGTTCTGGAAAAAATTACATGAGGCTCTAGGTTCGAGATTGGACTTCACTACTACGTTCCATCCTTAgaccgatggtcaatctgagaaGGTGATTTAGATACTGGAGGTTATGCTTCGGACTTGTGTGATAGATTGTCGAGGTAGTTGGGAAGATTTTCTGCCGTTAGCTGAGTTCACCTACAACACCAGTTTCCAGTCtagcattcagatggcaccttatgaggcttTGTATAGATGTAAGTGTTGTACTCTgctatgttggactgagttgggtgagtGACGAATTTTGGGTCTAGAGTTGGTTTCAGAGATCGAAGAGAAGGTTAGACTGGTTTGGGATTGTCTAAAGGTTATTTCTGATAGACAAAAGTCTTATGCGGATCTGAAAAGGAGAGATATCGAGTACTCTATGGGTGACTTTGTTTTTCTTAAGGTttctccgtggaagaaagtttttAGATTCGGTCGTAAGGGCAAATTGATCTGTAGGTTTATTGAGCTGTATCGAATTCTAAAGCATGTGGGATCGGTCACTTATCAGTTGAAGCTACCTCTAGAGCTGGATCATATCAatgatgtgtttcacgtctCGATGTTGAGGCAGTATCGGTCTGATCTATCTCACGTTGTCTCTGTTGAAGAGATTGATGTTAGATCGGATTTGAATTTTGAGGAGGAGccaattcaaattttggatcaaGACATTAAGGTTTTGAGGAGGTAGTTCATCCCGTTGGTTAAGGTTCTGTGGTGGAATCATGGCACtgaggaagccacgtgggaacttGAGGACTCGATGCGTCAGCAGCATCCTCATCTGTtcggatcaggtaaatttcgaggctaaaatttcttttagggggtagagttgtaactccctgaataatttatttttgtttctgtaaATACTTGACACAAgtgtgtatctgcttcagtggttaagtgttctgggtgtgtgtgtgaggccttgggtttaagtttcaaatttgtaaatttttttatttttctaattctcGCCTTATCCTTGGTGGGTTGggttataattttatctttagtaaactcatatcagaatgagcctgttggttcgagtggtaaggggTTGTTGTGTTGGAGGTCCTGTGTTTGAATCTCTGCGTGAGCGAgggtgatatttttaatttcggTTGTATGTTAGTGGTTCGGTGGAAGTGAAGTTCTAAAGGAGTTGAGAGTTAGTGGGTTAGTGGGATCTTATGGATGGTGAGAGGTTAggatagattttattttatttattttactttgttttcaaaatttcggtTTCTCTCCCAAATTTCTGGCATTGTTTTGCTTTCCTCCCCTATTCTTTTCTCCTATTATTTTCCTCTTCAATCTGTGCTCTCTCTTTTGTTCTTCCAAATTGCGTACTTCGGTTCACTATGTTCGTACGGCTTGGTAAGTGGTAGTAGTGTGTTTTTGCTTGAGTTTGGGAGAAGTTTCTTTTAAAGCCATTTAGAAcgagttgtttttttttatggttttgaaTGTGTGATTTTGGGAGGTGCGGAGTTCCTCTCTTGCAGAATCGTAGGCTGAATTGTTCATGAAATTGAGTAAGTATTGAACACtcaaatttcaccattttcagtTTTGTTATTCCGATTTAATTGAGAATTTAGACTGATTTTGGAAGTTGTTATGTCGATTTTAGATTCTGGTGGTCTTGAGAGTGATTTCGTATCAAAATCATACCAGGTGTGTTCCCAAAACGCAAAAAATCGAGCTTCGACAAAAGCCAAAAACCATTCTGTCGACCCCATACGGGTGTGTAATCGgccgtgtggttggccgtgtacaagacacgaccatgtgtttGACGAGGGCATGGTCGTGTGCaagacacggccatgtggtgGTATGGGTATGGCCGTGTAGGCTACACGAGCTAGGCCAAGTAGGGCGTGTTGGCCCTCACGAGCATGCCACATAGGCGTATGGGTTTTGGGCCAGGCTgtatgggccacacgggcaaggccaaactgggcgtgtgggcccacactgGCAAGCCACACATGCATGTGGGCagataattctaaaatttttcccaCGGTCACATTGTTCATTCTGATCGACTGTGGGTCTACctagggtcggtaagggctaaccaaaccctaaattacgtgatatgatattttgatagttttccTTGTGTAGAATACTAATATGTATATCTGTTtggttaaatatttatatgtgatCTGTATATGAGCATGTAAAGCATGATGCTACTGTATCTGTGACTGGGGGTGTTGTCTATGTGAAGGAACTGTGTTGTACGACGACCTTTCGCCTATATTCTGGTAGCTTGACTTCACATTATCTGCTATGTGTTGtatcgacactatatggtgtgtagggatgggtgggtgtttttaaccccacatggtgtgatgggatggtcggagttggtgtgttGAGGATggggggtaggattctgtatatctATTATCTGTATCTGAAATGGACATGAGTCCGAATCTGTATCTGACTATTTCCTCTATATGCATtgcatgtctatttctgttgggttacactttgagtttacgaaaactcacatatgtttgtttg
This region includes:
- the LOC128042519 gene encoding uncharacterized protein LOC128042519, which codes for MVEYWLEVTESIMNDIDYTLEQKLKGAVFLLRDEVYSWWLLVEEGEVCGASYVDARRHEFMNLTQCDRSVVEYEAEFLRLSRYARGMVASEYEKCVCFEDNLRDNLRVLIAPQREREFSVLVDKAKITDEVSGWSAKIRIVREARIREIQSLFNSVQRPKKRARLEGPVRVGVPVAPTRIQPCDDCGRRHPRECWRRLGACLRCGSLEHHSRECPQRADQMQASEPDIGSTHSYVASTVSENLGISIECTSSKVTVLSLLGQSVRVSRVYRNVPLEVQGVVFLANLMELPFAEFDLILGMDWSVVHRVSLDHTTKRVFLRIMDDKEVVVIGEHQDCLSNVISAFMAEKWVRKGCETFMAFVSVSVSRDFSVGDIGTVRELTDVFPKELTGLPLNREVEFGIELLPSTTPISIAPYRMAPKELTELKAQFQELLDHGFICPSVSPWGHQFCL